A single window of Electrophorus electricus isolate fEleEle1 chromosome 16, fEleEle1.pri, whole genome shotgun sequence DNA harbors:
- the stk16 gene encoding serine/threonine-protein kinase 16 isoform X2: protein MSFYWAGVPSRFHGQPEHLVGVKSRSALPPPFGQASDAPPRMGQSLCVCSRSAITIDSKRYYFIQKLDEGGFSYVDLVEGAQDGRFYALKRILCHDSEGRREAQAEVEMHHLFHHPNILSLSGHAFVERNGRNEAWLLLPYVSKGSLWSILEKLRDKSSFMPEGRILHIFCGICEGLKVIHDRGYAHRDLKPTNVLLEEDDRPLLMDLGSMNKARIEVRGSREAMTIQDWAAQRCTISYRAPELFSVESHCIIDEKTDIWSLGCVLYSMMMLEGPYDVVFQKGDSVALAVQNPVAIPQPCRYSEGLQTLLSSIMVTNPQERPDISWVLDQVRNLQGTDGGATDASRV from the exons CAGGTCGGCTCTTCCGCCCCCGTTTGGTCAGGCGAGCGATGCTCCACCCAGGATGGGCCAGTCACTGTGCGTCTGCTCTCGCAGTGCCATCACCATAGACAGCAAAAGATACTACTTCATCCAGAAGCTCGATGAGGG AGGCTTCAGCTACGTCGACCTGGTGGAAGGCGCTCAGGACGGGCGCTTCTACGCACTGAAGCGCATCCTATGCCATGACAGCGAGGGGCGGCGTGAGGCCCAGGCCGAGGTGGAAATGCACCACCTCTTCCACCACCCGAACATCCTGAGCCTGAGCGGCCACGCCTTCGTAGAGCGCAATGGCAGGAACGAGGCTTGGCTCCTCCTCCCCTACGTCAGT AAAGGAAGTCTGTGGTCCATTTTGGAGAAGCTGAGGGACAAGAGCAGTTTCATGCCAGAGGGACGCATCCTGCACATCTTTTGCGGCATTTGCGAGGGCCTCAAAGTGATTCATGATAGGGGTTACGCGCACAG GGACCTGAAGCCCACCAACGTGCTCCTGGAGGAGGATGACAGACCTCTCCTAATGGACTTGGGATCCATGAACAAGGCCCGGATCGAAGTGAGAGGATCGCGAGAGGCCATGACCATCCAG gactgGGCGGCTCAGAGGTGCACCATCTCGTACCGAGCTCCAGAACTTTTCAGTGTGGAGAGCCACTGCATCATCGACGAAAAGACAGATATTTGG TCATTAGGCTGTGTGCTGTACTCTATGATGATGCTGGAGGGGCCATACGATGTGGTGTTTCAGAAGGGGGACAGCGTGGCACTGGCTGTTCAGAACCCAGTGGCCATTCCTCAGCCATGCAG GTACTCTGAAGGGCTGCAGACCCTCCTCAGCTCCATCATGGTGACCAACCCTCAGGAACGTCCTGACATCAGCTGGGTCCTCGACCAGGTCAGGAACCTCCAGGGCACGGACGGCGGTGCTACGGACGCCAGCCGAGTATGA
- the stk16 gene encoding serine/threonine-protein kinase 16 isoform X3, translating to MSFYWAGVPSRFHGQPEHLVGVKRSALPPPFGQASDAPPRMGQSLCVCSRSAITIDSKRYYFIQKLDEGGFSYVDLVEGAQDGRFYALKRILCHDSEGRREAQAEVEMHHLFHHPNILSLSGHAFVERNGRNEAWLLLPYVSKGSLWSILEKLRDKSSFMPEGRILHIFCGICEGLKVIHDRGYAHRDLKPTNVLLEEDDRPLLMDLGSMNKARIEVRGSREAMTIQDWAAQRCTISYRAPELFSVESHCIIDEKTDIWSLGCVLYSMMMLEGPYDVVFQKGDSVALAVQNPVAIPQPCRYSEGLQTLLSSIMVTNPQERPDISWVLDQVRNLQGTDGGATDASRV from the exons GTCGGCTCTTCCGCCCCCGTTTGGTCAGGCGAGCGATGCTCCACCCAGGATGGGCCAGTCACTGTGCGTCTGCTCTCGCAGTGCCATCACCATAGACAGCAAAAGATACTACTTCATCCAGAAGCTCGATGAGGG AGGCTTCAGCTACGTCGACCTGGTGGAAGGCGCTCAGGACGGGCGCTTCTACGCACTGAAGCGCATCCTATGCCATGACAGCGAGGGGCGGCGTGAGGCCCAGGCCGAGGTGGAAATGCACCACCTCTTCCACCACCCGAACATCCTGAGCCTGAGCGGCCACGCCTTCGTAGAGCGCAATGGCAGGAACGAGGCTTGGCTCCTCCTCCCCTACGTCAGT AAAGGAAGTCTGTGGTCCATTTTGGAGAAGCTGAGGGACAAGAGCAGTTTCATGCCAGAGGGACGCATCCTGCACATCTTTTGCGGCATTTGCGAGGGCCTCAAAGTGATTCATGATAGGGGTTACGCGCACAG GGACCTGAAGCCCACCAACGTGCTCCTGGAGGAGGATGACAGACCTCTCCTAATGGACTTGGGATCCATGAACAAGGCCCGGATCGAAGTGAGAGGATCGCGAGAGGCCATGACCATCCAG gactgGGCGGCTCAGAGGTGCACCATCTCGTACCGAGCTCCAGAACTTTTCAGTGTGGAGAGCCACTGCATCATCGACGAAAAGACAGATATTTGG TCATTAGGCTGTGTGCTGTACTCTATGATGATGCTGGAGGGGCCATACGATGTGGTGTTTCAGAAGGGGGACAGCGTGGCACTGGCTGTTCAGAACCCAGTGGCCATTCCTCAGCCATGCAG GTACTCTGAAGGGCTGCAGACCCTCCTCAGCTCCATCATGGTGACCAACCCTCAGGAACGTCCTGACATCAGCTGGGTCCTCGACCAGGTCAGGAACCTCCAGGGCACGGACGGCGGTGCTACGGACGCCAGCCGAGTATGA
- the stk16 gene encoding serine/threonine-protein kinase 16 isoform X1 gives MGQSLCVCSRSAITIDSKRYYFIQKLDEGGFSYVDLVEGAQDGRFYALKRILCHDSEGRREAQAEVEMHHLFHHPNILSLSGHAFVERNGRNEAWLLLPYVSKGSLWSILEKLRDKSSFMPEGRILHIFCGICEGLKVIHDRGYAHRDLKPTNVLLEEDDRPLLMDLGSMNKARIEVRGSREAMTIQDWAAQRCTISYRAPELFSVESHCIIDEKTDIWSLGCVLYSMMMLEGPYDVVFQKGDSVALAVQNPVAIPQPCRYSEGLQTLLSSIMVTNPQERPDISWVLDQVRNLQGTDGGATDASRV, from the exons ATGGGCCAGTCACTGTGCGTCTGCTCTCGCAGTGCCATCACCATAGACAGCAAAAGATACTACTTCATCCAGAAGCTCGATGAGGG AGGCTTCAGCTACGTCGACCTGGTGGAAGGCGCTCAGGACGGGCGCTTCTACGCACTGAAGCGCATCCTATGCCATGACAGCGAGGGGCGGCGTGAGGCCCAGGCCGAGGTGGAAATGCACCACCTCTTCCACCACCCGAACATCCTGAGCCTGAGCGGCCACGCCTTCGTAGAGCGCAATGGCAGGAACGAGGCTTGGCTCCTCCTCCCCTACGTCAGT AAAGGAAGTCTGTGGTCCATTTTGGAGAAGCTGAGGGACAAGAGCAGTTTCATGCCAGAGGGACGCATCCTGCACATCTTTTGCGGCATTTGCGAGGGCCTCAAAGTGATTCATGATAGGGGTTACGCGCACAG GGACCTGAAGCCCACCAACGTGCTCCTGGAGGAGGATGACAGACCTCTCCTAATGGACTTGGGATCCATGAACAAGGCCCGGATCGAAGTGAGAGGATCGCGAGAGGCCATGACCATCCAG gactgGGCGGCTCAGAGGTGCACCATCTCGTACCGAGCTCCAGAACTTTTCAGTGTGGAGAGCCACTGCATCATCGACGAAAAGACAGATATTTGG TCATTAGGCTGTGTGCTGTACTCTATGATGATGCTGGAGGGGCCATACGATGTGGTGTTTCAGAAGGGGGACAGCGTGGCACTGGCTGTTCAGAACCCAGTGGCCATTCCTCAGCCATGCAG GTACTCTGAAGGGCTGCAGACCCTCCTCAGCTCCATCATGGTGACCAACCCTCAGGAACGTCCTGACATCAGCTGGGTCCTCGACCAGGTCAGGAACCTCCAGGGCACGGACGGCGGTGCTACGGACGCCAGCCGAGTATGA